From one Dermacentor andersoni chromosome 1, qqDerAnde1_hic_scaffold, whole genome shotgun sequence genomic stretch:
- the LOC126545800 gene encoding tubulin beta chain isoform X1 — MREIVHIQAGQCGNQIGAKFWEVISDEHGIDPTGTYHGDSDLQLERINVYYNEASGGKYVPRAILVDLEPGTMDSVRSGPFGQLFRPDNFVFGQSGAGNNWAKGHYTEGAELVDSVLDVVRKEAEGCDCLQGFQLTHSLGGGTGSGMGTLLISKIREEYPDRIMNTFSVVPSPKVSDTVVEPYNATLSVHQLVENTDETYCIDNEALYDICFRTLKLTTPTYGDLNHLVSATMSGVTTCLRFPGQLNADLRKLAVNMVPFPRLHFFMPGFAPLTSRGSQQYRALTVPELTQQMFDAKNMMAACDPRHGRYLTVAAVFRGRMSMREVDEQMLNVQNKNSSYFVEWIPNNVKTAVCDIPPRGLKMSATFIGNSTAIQELFKRISEQFTAMFRRKAFLHWYTGEGMDEMEFTEAESNMNDLVSEYQQYQEATADEEGEFEDEEEAQAEA, encoded by the exons ATGCGTGAGATAGTCCACATTCAGGCCGGGCAGTGCGGAAATCAAATCGGAGCGAAG TTTTGGGAGGTTATCTCGGACGAACATGGCATCGACCCCACCGGAACTTACCATGGGGACTCGGACCTTCAGTTAGAACGGATCAATGTATACTACAATGAAGCCTCTG GAGGTAAATACGTGCCTCGTGCCATTCTTGTGGACTTGGAGCCTGGTACCATGGACTCTGTGCGGTCTGGGCCTTTCGGACAACTCTTCCGACCAGACAACTTTGTGTTCG GCCAGAGTGGTGCTGGCAACAACTGGGCAAAGGGTCACTACACGGAAGGCGCCGAATTGGTGGACTCGGTTCTTGATGTTGTTCGCAAGGAAGCAGAAGGCTGTGACTGTCTGCAAGGATTCCAGCTTACCCATTCTCTCGGTGGAGGTACTGGGTCTGGCATGGGCACACTTCTTATCTCCAAAATTCGTGAAGAGTACCCAGACCGCATCATGAACACCTTCAGTGTTGTTCCATCGCCTAAG GTTTCAGACACTGTTGTTGAGCCCTACAATGCCACCCTTTCCGTGCACCAGCTGGTGGAAAACACTGATGAAACTTACTGCATCGACAATGAGGCTCTCTATGACATTTGCTTCAGAACCCTCAAGCTCACCACTCCTACATATGGCGATCTCAACCACCTAGTTTCAGCAACAATGTCTGGTGTCACAACTTGTCTGAG GTTCCCTGGCCAACTGAATGCCGACCTGCGTAAACTGGCTGTCAACATGGTGCCCTTCCCACGTCTCCACTTCTTCATGCCTGGCTTTGCTCCACTGACATCGCGTGGCAGCCAGCAGTACAGAGCGCTGACTGTGCCGGAACTGACACAGCAGATGTTTGATGCAAAGAACATGATGGCTGCCTGTGATCCGCGCCACGGCCGCTACCTCACAGTTGCTGCTGTTTTCAGGGGCCGAATGAGTATGCGAGAAGTTGACGAGCAGATGCTCAACGTGCAGAACAAGAACTCTAGCTACTTTGTAGAGTGGATCCCAAACAATGTGAAGACTGCAGTGTGCGACATTCCACCTCGTGGTCTCAAGATGTCTGCCACATTCATTGGCAACAGCACTGCCATCCAGGAGCTGTTTAAGAGAATCTCTGAACAATTCACTG CCATGTTCAGGCGCAAGGCCTTCCTTCACTGGTACACTGGGGAAGGTATGGACGAGATGGAGTTCACAGAGGCCGAGTCGAATATGAATGACCTGGTGTCTGAGTACCAGCAGTACCAGGAGGCCACAGCTGATGAGGAGGGAGAGTTTGAAGATGAAGAGGAGGCCCAAGCAGAGGCATAA
- the LOC126545800 gene encoding tubulin beta chain isoform X2, translated as MREIVHIQAGQCGNQIGAKFWEVISDEHGIDPTGTYHGDSDLQLERINVYYNEASGKYVPRAILVDLEPGTMDSVRSGPFGQLFRPDNFVFGQSGAGNNWAKGHYTEGAELVDSVLDVVRKEAEGCDCLQGFQLTHSLGGGTGSGMGTLLISKIREEYPDRIMNTFSVVPSPKVSDTVVEPYNATLSVHQLVENTDETYCIDNEALYDICFRTLKLTTPTYGDLNHLVSATMSGVTTCLRFPGQLNADLRKLAVNMVPFPRLHFFMPGFAPLTSRGSQQYRALTVPELTQQMFDAKNMMAACDPRHGRYLTVAAVFRGRMSMREVDEQMLNVQNKNSSYFVEWIPNNVKTAVCDIPPRGLKMSATFIGNSTAIQELFKRISEQFTAMFRRKAFLHWYTGEGMDEMEFTEAESNMNDLVSEYQQYQEATADEEGEFEDEEEAQAEA; from the exons ATGCGTGAGATAGTCCACATTCAGGCCGGGCAGTGCGGAAATCAAATCGGAGCGAAG TTTTGGGAGGTTATCTCGGACGAACATGGCATCGACCCCACCGGAACTTACCATGGGGACTCGGACCTTCAGTTAGAACGGATCAATGTATACTACAATGAAGCCTCTG GTAAATACGTGCCTCGTGCCATTCTTGTGGACTTGGAGCCTGGTACCATGGACTCTGTGCGGTCTGGGCCTTTCGGACAACTCTTCCGACCAGACAACTTTGTGTTCG GCCAGAGTGGTGCTGGCAACAACTGGGCAAAGGGTCACTACACGGAAGGCGCCGAATTGGTGGACTCGGTTCTTGATGTTGTTCGCAAGGAAGCAGAAGGCTGTGACTGTCTGCAAGGATTCCAGCTTACCCATTCTCTCGGTGGAGGTACTGGGTCTGGCATGGGCACACTTCTTATCTCCAAAATTCGTGAAGAGTACCCAGACCGCATCATGAACACCTTCAGTGTTGTTCCATCGCCTAAG GTTTCAGACACTGTTGTTGAGCCCTACAATGCCACCCTTTCCGTGCACCAGCTGGTGGAAAACACTGATGAAACTTACTGCATCGACAATGAGGCTCTCTATGACATTTGCTTCAGAACCCTCAAGCTCACCACTCCTACATATGGCGATCTCAACCACCTAGTTTCAGCAACAATGTCTGGTGTCACAACTTGTCTGAG GTTCCCTGGCCAACTGAATGCCGACCTGCGTAAACTGGCTGTCAACATGGTGCCCTTCCCACGTCTCCACTTCTTCATGCCTGGCTTTGCTCCACTGACATCGCGTGGCAGCCAGCAGTACAGAGCGCTGACTGTGCCGGAACTGACACAGCAGATGTTTGATGCAAAGAACATGATGGCTGCCTGTGATCCGCGCCACGGCCGCTACCTCACAGTTGCTGCTGTTTTCAGGGGCCGAATGAGTATGCGAGAAGTTGACGAGCAGATGCTCAACGTGCAGAACAAGAACTCTAGCTACTTTGTAGAGTGGATCCCAAACAATGTGAAGACTGCAGTGTGCGACATTCCACCTCGTGGTCTCAAGATGTCTGCCACATTCATTGGCAACAGCACTGCCATCCAGGAGCTGTTTAAGAGAATCTCTGAACAATTCACTG CCATGTTCAGGCGCAAGGCCTTCCTTCACTGGTACACTGGGGAAGGTATGGACGAGATGGAGTTCACAGAGGCCGAGTCGAATATGAATGACCTGGTGTCTGAGTACCAGCAGTACCAGGAGGCCACAGCTGATGAGGAGGGAGAGTTTGAAGATGAAGAGGAGGCCCAAGCAGAGGCATAA